Proteins encoded together in one Phalacrocorax aristotelis chromosome 7, bGulAri2.1, whole genome shotgun sequence window:
- the ANKRD34C gene encoding ankyrin repeat domain-containing protein 34C gives MDEVTELEVGGNSLLKAVWLGRLRLTRLLLEGGAYINESNEKGETALMVACITKHVDQQSINKAKMVKYLLDNRADPNIQDKSGKTALMHACIRGAGGDVVSLLLENGADPSLEDHSGASALVHAINADDKDVLQHLLNACKAKGKEVIIITMDKSASGTKTAKQYLNIPPTLEFKERALPEACTAPSSTHLKTPVSAPSSTEKESCIFSPHPSHPGDTPSARAADEPPSPGQRAGVSRRARLPQLKRLRSEPWGLVAPSVLAASAHRDDTRVCADDEVIMGISDLSLSRKVPLTRSGSSKSKDPSLFPPVEEQALRTPPAPGPLARKTAYEKSQATHQRLPRRSTVPEEPESVGSAATVSATAMDALHWRRLDAEHYDCDAQLSGVPSLAEKLPSERRKLSGSHLALLVGSRESLDSIASTSPGTVRRRPRGLLERRGSGTLLLDHISHTRPGHLPPLNMNPNPLIPDIGSNSKTCSSLAAGLKSLVPIAPSSPRRADLRGKRKLLRRHSMQAEQMRQLSDFEEIVAQ, from the coding sequence ATGGATGAGGTGACGGAGCTGGAGGTAGGGGGGAACTCTCTCCTGAAGGCAGTGTGGCTCGGCCGGCTCCGGCTGACCCggctgctgctggaaggggGGGCTTACATCAACGAGAGCAACGAGAAAGGGGAGACTGCCCTGATGGTGGCCTGCATCACCAAGCACGTCGACCAGCAGAGCATTAACAAGGCCAAGATGGTGAAGTACCTGCTGGACAACAGAGCTGACCCCAACATCCAGGACAAGTCTGGGAAAACAGCCCTCATGCACGCCTGCATCCGCGGCGCCGGGGGGGATGTGgtgtccctgctgctggagaacGGGGCAGACCCCAGCCTGGAGGATCACTCAGGAGCGTCAGCTCTGGTCCACGCCATCAACGCCGATGACAAGGatgtgctccagcacctcctgaACGCTTGCAAAGCCAAAGGGAAGGAGGTGATCATCATTACCATGGACAAATCGGCCTCTGGCACCAAGACCGCCAAGCAGTACCTGAACATTCCCCCCACGCTGGAGTTCAAGGAGAGGGCCCTCCCCGAGGCGTGCACAGCACCCTCCAGCACCCACCTGAAAACTCCTGTCTCAGCACCTTCCTCCACTGAGAAGGAGAGCTGCATCTTCAGCCCGCACCCGTCgcaccctggggacacccctTCTGCCAGGGCTGCCGACgagcccccctccccgggccaGAGAGCCGGTGTGTCCAGGAGAGCCCGCCTGCCCCAGCTAAAGCGGCTGCGGTCAGAGCCATGGGGTCTGGTCGCACCCTCGGTGCTGGCAGCCTCCGCACACCGCGACGACACGCGGGTCTGCGCAGACGATGAGGTGATCATGGGCATCAGCGACCTCTCGCTCTCCAGAAAGGTTCCCCTCACCCGGAGCggcagcagcaagagcaaggacccctctctcttcccccctgTAGAGGAGCAAGCTCTGAGGACGCCGCCAGCCCCAGGGCCGCTGGCGAGGAAAACAGCGTATGAGAAGAGCCAGGCCACCCACCAGCGCCTGCCCCGAAGGAGCACGGTCCCCGAAGAGCCGGAGAGCGTCGGCTCTGCTGCCACCGTCTCGGCCACGGCGATGGATGCGCTGCACTGGCGGAGGCTGGATGCTGAGCACTACGACTGCGATGCTCAGCTCTCCGGCGTCCCCAGCCTGGCCGAGAAGCTGCCATCGGAGAGGAGGAAGCTCAGTGGGTCCCACCTGGCCTTGCTGGTCGGCTCGCGGGAGTCCCTGGACAGCATCGCCAGCACATCGCCCGGGACCGTCCGGCGCCGACCCCGCGGTTTGCTGGAGAGGCGAGGGTCGGGGACCCTGCTGCTGGACCACATCTCCCACACGAGGCCGGGACATCTGCCCCCATTGAACATGAACCCCAACCCCCTGATCCCCGACATCGGCTCCAACAGCAAAACCTGCTCCTCGCTTGCTGCTGGATTGAAGTCCCTGGTGCCCATCGCTCCCAGCTCACCCAGGCGGGCCGACTTGAGAGGCAAAAGGAAGCTTCTCCGGAGACACTCCATGCAAGCGGAGCAGATGCGGCAGCTCTCCGATTTCGAGGAAATAGTGGCCCAGTAG